A section of the Acidobacterium capsulatum ATCC 51196 genome encodes:
- a CDS encoding SH3 domain-containing protein, whose protein sequence is MHRSLLSLLALAPLALAPCAQARRRPAPPAPNGALATLIEPLNLYLQPDSSSSKLTTVSPGREVVINDENGSWVRIFAKVDQQESIAIDEPELPAQTQTVPLSGWIRNQGLVTAATPQGDQILFGAAQAEDDAASHLDPPPGAAMEARLLYQRVYQMFPKSPLTPEAMWRAADIRWQLQKADAATLPSAHTQQPYMRELMDENEMRAVMHMFPHTQWAYDAAYALLANQLCGDWQGSEKCPEREAQVYLHYADKYPDSPRAARALYEAAWREAAAGDMRETDGNAKRAAEDRKYANGIAARLDAKYPKSSYATRAAALLFEVSQGMPVYGSSQP, encoded by the coding sequence ATGCACAGGAGTCTGCTTTCGCTGCTCGCCCTTGCCCCATTGGCGCTTGCGCCCTGTGCACAGGCAAGGCGCCGGCCTGCGCCTCCTGCTCCGAACGGCGCGCTCGCCACGCTCATTGAGCCATTGAATCTTTACCTGCAGCCGGACTCCTCGTCGAGCAAGCTGACCACGGTGTCGCCGGGGCGAGAGGTCGTGATCAATGACGAGAACGGCTCATGGGTGCGCATCTTCGCCAAGGTGGACCAGCAGGAGTCCATCGCAATCGATGAACCAGAGTTGCCAGCGCAGACCCAGACCGTGCCGCTCTCCGGATGGATACGAAATCAGGGGCTCGTGACCGCAGCGACCCCGCAGGGCGACCAGATTCTCTTCGGAGCGGCGCAGGCTGAGGATGATGCCGCCTCGCACTTGGACCCTCCGCCCGGCGCGGCGATGGAAGCGCGGCTGCTCTACCAGCGCGTTTACCAGATGTTTCCAAAGTCGCCGCTGACACCAGAGGCCATGTGGCGCGCGGCGGATATCCGCTGGCAATTGCAGAAGGCCGATGCGGCCACGCTGCCCTCCGCGCACACGCAGCAGCCCTACATGCGCGAGTTGATGGACGAAAACGAGATGCGCGCCGTGATGCATATGTTTCCGCATACGCAATGGGCCTACGATGCGGCCTACGCACTGCTCGCTAACCAGCTTTGCGGCGACTGGCAAGGCTCAGAGAAATGTCCGGAAAGAGAGGCGCAAGTCTATCTGCATTATGCGGACAAGTACCCGGACTCGCCCCGTGCGGCCCGGGCGCTGTATGAAGCCGCATGGCGCGAGGCCGCTGCCGGAGACATGAGGGAGACCGACGGCAACGCAAAGCGCGCCGCTGAAGACCGCAAATATGCCAACGGCATCGCCGCCCGTCTGGACGCAAAATACCCAAAATCGAGCTATGCCACACGCGCGGCGGCGCTGCTGTTTGAGGTGAGCCAGGGCATGCCGGTCTACGGCAGTTCCCAACCTTAG
- a CDS encoding DUF2339 domain-containing protein: protein MTADPATPNPEESDLQAQIAELRRRVSHLEEVLAAQSSSAPAARAGEPAAVLAEPSLESRIGSQWLNRAGILAVLVGVALFLKLAIDNHWLGPAARVAVGLAGGVVLYLLSELFRRRNYAGFSFSLKGIGSGVFYLSLWAAFTLLHLLSAPLVAAGMLLVTAANGLLAWRQNSRVLAYYALLGGLLTPLLVADHHNHEVALFAYLLMMAAGAAVLALLRGWHALLLTAFVGTTLYGICWAWTYYRPAEFSVTLAFGALAFALFSGLPILLAGRPERSTSLTALSCLNALAGIVMAAELFTGWPRVMVILLLATFYFAWARTHLGREADPMPAWVTDLNANGALLSAVSFAIHRLWHGAASSPGTHTGEQLSYSFWFMGFGAVLVAVGFRRRNTALRWQGLVLLFLSMAKVFLFDIRLLSETSRVFSFLGLGLLLLVVSFVYQRDWLKLRSS from the coding sequence ATGACAGCCGATCCCGCAACGCCGAATCCGGAAGAGAGCGACCTTCAGGCGCAGATTGCCGAGCTTCGCCGCCGTGTTTCGCATTTGGAAGAGGTATTGGCGGCGCAATCGTCATCCGCGCCCGCAGCACGCGCGGGAGAGCCTGCTGCCGTGCTCGCGGAGCCTTCGCTGGAGAGCAGAATCGGTTCGCAGTGGCTCAATCGCGCCGGAATCCTGGCCGTGCTGGTCGGCGTAGCGCTCTTTCTCAAACTCGCGATTGACAACCACTGGCTCGGGCCGGCAGCGCGCGTGGCCGTAGGGCTCGCTGGCGGAGTGGTGCTGTATTTGCTCTCAGAACTCTTCCGGCGGCGCAACTATGCAGGCTTTTCGTTTTCACTGAAGGGCATCGGCTCTGGCGTGTTCTATCTCTCGCTCTGGGCTGCCTTTACGCTGCTGCATCTATTGTCCGCGCCGCTGGTGGCCGCTGGCATGTTGCTGGTGACGGCGGCCAACGGCCTGCTCGCCTGGCGGCAGAACTCGCGGGTGCTGGCATATTATGCGCTGCTGGGCGGCCTGCTGACTCCGCTACTGGTGGCCGATCATCACAATCATGAAGTCGCGCTCTTTGCCTATCTGCTGATGATGGCCGCGGGGGCGGCTGTGCTGGCGCTGCTGCGCGGCTGGCATGCGTTGCTGCTCACCGCATTTGTTGGCACTACGCTCTATGGCATCTGCTGGGCGTGGACCTATTATCGGCCGGCCGAGTTCTCTGTAACTCTTGCATTTGGCGCGCTCGCATTTGCACTCTTCAGCGGGTTGCCGATCCTTCTGGCTGGTCGTCCAGAGCGCAGTACCAGCCTCACGGCTCTTTCGTGTCTGAATGCGCTGGCCGGCATCGTCATGGCGGCGGAGCTGTTCACCGGCTGGCCCCGTGTCATGGTGATACTGCTGCTCGCTACGTTTTATTTTGCATGGGCGCGTACGCACTTAGGCCGCGAAGCCGATCCGATGCCCGCGTGGGTCACTGATCTGAATGCAAATGGCGCGCTCCTGTCCGCCGTCAGCTTCGCCATTCACCGGCTGTGGCACGGCGCAGCCTCATCGCCGGGTACGCACACTGGAGAACAGCTCAGCTATTCCTTCTGGTTCATGGGGTTTGGCGCAGTGCTGGTGGCGGTTGGATTTCGCCGCCGGAACACTGCCCTGCGCTGGCAGGGGCTGGTCCTGCTGTTTCTAAGCATGGCCAAGGTCTTTCTCTTTGACATTCGCCTGCTCAGCGAGACGTCGCGCGTCTTCAGCTTTCTGGGGCTCGGCTTGCTGCTGCTGGTGGTGAGCTTTGTTTACCAGCGGGACTGGCTCAAGCTGCGCAGCAGTTGA
- a CDS encoding 2,3,4,5-tetrahydropyridine-2,6-dicarboxylate N-succinyltransferase — MTENHLYSRIEKYFAAGADAVGNAEAMAAFEDLRSALEAGTVRAAQPDAAAPSCWRVNAWVKRGILLGFRLGQMTASGNDLSFVDKNTFPARRFAAQDQVRVVPGGSSVRSGAYLAPGVVCMPPMYVNVGAYVDEGTMIDSHALVGSCAQIGKRVHLSAAAQVGGVLEPVNANPVILEDDVLVGGNCGVYEGTIVRKRAVLAAGTILTRGTPVYDVVNGTVIRAEGDKPLIIPEDAVVVPGGRAVGKGMGAEWGLSVYTPVIVKYRDEKTELSLALEDLLR; from the coding sequence GTGACCGAGAACCATCTTTACTCCCGCATTGAGAAGTATTTTGCCGCCGGTGCCGATGCCGTAGGCAACGCTGAGGCCATGGCGGCCTTTGAAGACCTGCGCAGCGCGCTCGAAGCCGGCACGGTGCGTGCGGCGCAGCCAGACGCGGCGGCTCCTTCCTGCTGGCGCGTGAATGCGTGGGTGAAGCGCGGCATTCTGCTGGGCTTTCGCCTGGGGCAGATGACGGCGTCCGGCAATGATCTTTCCTTCGTGGACAAGAACACTTTTCCTGCTCGCAGATTTGCGGCGCAGGATCAGGTGCGCGTCGTGCCCGGTGGATCTTCGGTGCGCAGCGGTGCTTATCTTGCGCCCGGCGTGGTCTGCATGCCGCCCATGTATGTGAATGTGGGCGCCTACGTAGACGAGGGCACCATGATTGACTCGCATGCGCTGGTGGGCAGTTGCGCCCAGATTGGCAAGCGCGTGCACTTGAGCGCGGCGGCCCAGGTAGGCGGGGTGCTTGAGCCGGTAAATGCTAACCCGGTGATTCTGGAAGACGATGTACTCGTGGGCGGCAACTGCGGCGTGTATGAGGGCACCATCGTGCGCAAGCGCGCGGTACTGGCCGCGGGAACGATTCTGACGCGCGGCACTCCGGTCTATGACGTGGTGAACGGTACGGTGATTCGCGCGGAAGGCGACAAGCCTCTCATCATCCCTGAGGATGCGGTCGTGGTTCCCGGCGGCCGCGCCGTCGGCAAAGGCATGGGGGCGGAGTGGGGCCTGAGCGTCTACACGCCGGTGATTGTGAAGTATCGCGATGAAAAGACAGAACTGAGCCTGGCACTCGAGGATTTGCTGCGATAG
- a CDS encoding ribonuclease J — MTNGKLQIIPLGGLGEFGMNCMALRWQDDIVVIDAGLMFPESELLGVDIVVPDITYLIENKEHVRGILLTHGHEDHIGGLPWILSELNVPVYGTEFTLAYVEGKLEEHKMLDETELIEMMPGGRFTLGPFTIEPIRVTHSLVDCVALAIETPVGVVVHTGDFKIDLSPPDGKAFDLHKFAEYGKRGVLLLLQDSTNVDRQGYTPSEWSVKPRLDEIFSRTKKKLFFSCFSSSIYRMRIAMDLAFHHGRKVAVIGRSMVESSEIAQDLGYLDIPNGLLIHPGQIADHAPENVMVLISGTQGEPMSALSRAAVDNHKHARIAPGDTVLLSSRVIPGNEKSIYRVIDHLYRRDAHVIFDDGHAGLIHVSGHASQEEQRLMINLLRPKFFIPVHGDYRHLKKHAEIAQSMGVVDLAMVIEDGDVVELTRDDIRKTGTVTAGRVCIDSGSTADVVEDLVIRDRRHLSEDGFVIPILTINKLTGMVERQPEVISRGFVGGDPELIETARQVVARTLEESSAEEKADYGVIKEKIRIDLKRYIQKNTSRRPLIMPVILEI; from the coding sequence ATGACTAACGGAAAATTACAGATCATTCCTCTGGGCGGGTTGGGCGAGTTCGGCATGAACTGCATGGCCCTCCGCTGGCAGGACGATATCGTCGTTATTGACGCGGGGTTGATGTTCCCCGAGTCAGAACTGCTGGGCGTCGACATTGTGGTGCCCGACATTACCTACCTGATTGAGAACAAAGAGCACGTGCGCGGCATTCTGCTCACGCACGGCCACGAAGACCATATTGGCGGCCTGCCCTGGATTCTCTCAGAGCTGAACGTTCCGGTTTACGGCACCGAGTTCACACTGGCTTATGTGGAAGGCAAGCTCGAAGAGCACAAGATGCTCGACGAGACGGAACTGATTGAGATGATGCCCGGCGGCCGCTTTACGCTGGGGCCTTTCACCATTGAGCCGATTCGCGTCACCCACAGCCTGGTGGATTGCGTGGCCCTGGCCATTGAAACGCCGGTGGGCGTCGTGGTGCATACGGGCGACTTCAAGATCGACCTTTCGCCGCCCGACGGCAAGGCCTTTGACCTGCACAAGTTTGCCGAGTACGGCAAGCGCGGCGTGCTGCTGCTTTTGCAGGACTCGACCAATGTGGACCGGCAGGGATATACGCCGAGCGAATGGTCAGTGAAGCCGCGGCTGGATGAGATATTCTCGCGCACGAAGAAGAAGCTTTTCTTCAGTTGCTTTTCATCGTCGATCTACCGCATGCGCATCGCCATGGACCTTGCGTTTCATCACGGCCGCAAGGTGGCGGTGATCGGGCGGTCGATGGTGGAGTCTTCAGAGATTGCGCAGGACCTCGGCTATCTCGACATCCCTAACGGATTGCTGATCCACCCTGGGCAGATCGCTGATCACGCGCCGGAAAACGTAATGGTGCTGATCAGCGGCACGCAGGGCGAACCGATGAGCGCGCTGAGCCGGGCCGCCGTGGACAACCACAAGCACGCCCGCATTGCGCCCGGCGACACCGTGTTGCTTAGCTCGCGCGTGATTCCCGGCAACGAGAAGAGCATTTATCGCGTGATTGACCATCTCTACCGGCGCGATGCGCACGTCATCTTTGACGATGGCCACGCGGGATTGATTCACGTGAGCGGCCATGCCAGCCAGGAAGAACAGCGGCTCATGATCAACCTGCTGCGGCCGAAGTTCTTCATCCCCGTGCATGGCGACTACCGGCACCTGAAGAAGCATGCGGAAATCGCGCAGAGCATGGGCGTGGTGGATCTCGCCATGGTGATCGAAGACGGCGATGTGGTGGAGTTGACCAGGGACGACATTCGCAAAACCGGCACGGTCACGGCGGGGCGCGTCTGCATTGATTCCGGCTCTACCGCCGATGTGGTGGAAGATCTGGTCATTCGTGACCGCCGTCATCTGAGCGAAGACGGCTTCGTGATTCCCATTCTCACCATCAACAAGCTGACAGGCATGGTCGAGCGGCAGCCCGAGGTGATTTCGCGCGGGTTCGTCGGCGGCGACCCGGAACTGATCGAGACAGCGCGGCAGGTCGTGGCGCGCACGCTCGAAGAGTCCAGCGCGGAAGAAAAGGCTGATTACGGCGTCATCAAGGAAAAGATCCGCATCGATCTCAAGCGCTATATCCAGAAGAACACCAGCCGGCGGCCGCTGATCATGCCGGTGATTCTGGAGATTTAG
- a CDS encoding response regulator: MLPSVTPKIETLRRVLVIDDDPVSLSLTTLLLESEGVEVEQRASGESACHDPLPAGWHPDLILTDLQMPGVQGSALARQLALRWPEAPRIAMSAATPRAVEGYIAVLQKPLPLEGLRTTLENLCRSAQNTLKDASHAEIKPARNHPLAPLDKSVFLKLKSSMQIAALQEFLDAMLADAGKRIELIQHAMDAGDMAAAKREAHTLRGAAGMAGALALKEAARNLEVEVDSLDDLKHGLARLKAEYERVSVILASKLL; this comes from the coding sequence ATGCTGCCTTCTGTCACACCAAAGATCGAGACTCTGCGGCGCGTTCTGGTGATCGATGACGATCCGGTGAGCCTTTCATTGACTACGCTGCTGCTGGAGTCGGAAGGCGTTGAGGTGGAGCAGCGGGCCAGCGGCGAAAGCGCATGTCACGATCCATTGCCGGCCGGATGGCATCCCGACCTGATCCTCACGGACTTGCAGATGCCAGGAGTGCAAGGATCGGCTCTGGCCCGGCAATTGGCGCTGCGCTGGCCCGAAGCGCCTCGCATTGCCATGTCCGCCGCCACCCCCAGGGCGGTAGAAGGCTACATCGCGGTGTTACAAAAGCCATTGCCGCTGGAGGGCCTGCGAACCACGCTCGAAAACCTGTGCCGTTCTGCGCAAAACACGCTGAAGGACGCATCGCACGCCGAGATAAAGCCTGCCCGCAACCATCCGTTGGCCCCTCTTGATAAAAGCGTCTTTCTGAAGCTCAAAAGCAGCATGCAGATTGCGGCATTACAGGAATTTCTCGATGCCATGCTGGCCGACGCGGGCAAGCGCATTGAGCTGATCCAGCACGCGATGGACGCCGGCGACATGGCCGCCGCCAAACGCGAGGCGCACACCCTGCGGGGAGCGGCGGGCATGGCGGGCGCGCTGGCATTGAAAGAAGCAGCCCGCAACCTTGAAGTTGAGGTTGACTCTTTGGATGATCTCAAACACGGGTTGGCCAGATTGAAAGCAGAGTATGAGCGGGTATCCGTTATCCTTGCGAGTAAGTTGCTATGA
- a CDS encoding response regulator transcription factor translates to MKTKQTSPTTSPLRRGGASAIRIVLADDHPVVRIGVRNMLAGEEQVEVVGEAGDGDEAITQTLELLPDILLLDLAMPRLPGLEAMRSIMSGSPSVKIILLTSQISTQQIIEALQIGARGIVLKDALADHLTEAIFSVASGDYWIGGKRVVNLVGALHDLMQKAATPERKTYGLTPREMEVVGCIVEGCSNRDIAKQFTLSEETVKRHLSNIFDKTGVSTRLELAMFAIAHHLVDPSA, encoded by the coding sequence ATGAAAACAAAACAGACATCTCCAACGACTTCCCCTTTGCGCCGCGGCGGCGCTTCTGCGATTCGCATTGTGCTGGCGGACGATCACCCGGTGGTCCGGATTGGCGTGCGGAACATGCTCGCCGGCGAAGAGCAGGTGGAGGTGGTGGGCGAGGCTGGCGACGGCGATGAGGCCATTACCCAGACACTCGAACTGCTGCCGGACATTCTGCTGCTTGACCTTGCCATGCCGCGCCTGCCCGGCCTGGAAGCCATGCGCTCCATTATGAGCGGCTCGCCTTCGGTGAAGATCATTCTGCTCACCAGCCAGATCAGCACACAGCAGATCATTGAAGCACTGCAGATTGGCGCGCGCGGCATCGTTCTCAAAGACGCGCTGGCCGATCATCTGACTGAGGCCATCTTCTCGGTGGCGTCCGGCGACTACTGGATCGGCGGCAAGCGCGTCGTCAACCTGGTAGGCGCGCTCCATGACCTCATGCAGAAGGCCGCCACGCCTGAGCGCAAGACCTATGGCCTTACTCCCCGCGAAATGGAAGTGGTGGGATGCATCGTCGAAGGCTGCAGCAATCGCGACATCGCCAAGCAGTTCACGCTCAGCGAGGAAACGGTCAAGCGCCACCTCTCCAACATTTTTGACAAGACGGGCGTCTCGACGAGGCTGGAACTCGCCATGTTTGCCATTGCCCATCATCTTGTCGATCCCAGCGCCTGA
- a CDS encoding threonine ammonia-lyase translates to MVTLSEIQEAQTRIRGVAAHTPLVRLTGPEFTGDVWIKAEGLQPIGSFKLRGAYNKIAQLSEEERRRGVITYSSGNHAQGVAYAARAVGTKAVIVMPSNAPEIKRRATAALGAQIVIVGPASSERKLKAEELSAREGYVVIPPYDDAAIIAGQGTCGLEILEDLPGVDLILAPVSGGGLLSGVAAAVKHTRPEVRVIGVEPALAADAQESFRTGTLVAWPAEKTTRTLADGLRTQSLGERNFEHVRAFVDDIITVTEEEIRAAMRRLLFEARLTPEPSGAVTTAALLFHGTELIPYRKAAAIMSGGNVEAALLKELIAD, encoded by the coding sequence TTGGTCACGCTCAGCGAGATTCAGGAGGCGCAGACACGCATACGCGGCGTGGCTGCGCACACGCCGCTGGTGCGGCTCACCGGGCCGGAGTTTACCGGAGATGTCTGGATCAAGGCTGAGGGGCTGCAGCCGATTGGCAGCTTCAAGCTGCGCGGGGCCTACAACAAAATTGCGCAGCTCAGCGAGGAAGAACGCCGGCGCGGCGTCATCACTTACTCCAGCGGCAATCATGCGCAGGGCGTCGCCTATGCGGCGCGAGCGGTCGGCACCAAAGCCGTCATCGTGATGCCCTCGAATGCGCCCGAGATCAAAAGGCGCGCGACCGCAGCGCTGGGCGCGCAGATCGTCATAGTTGGCCCGGCCAGCTCAGAACGCAAGCTCAAGGCCGAGGAGCTCTCCGCGCGCGAGGGCTACGTTGTGATTCCGCCTTATGATGACGCAGCCATCATTGCCGGGCAGGGCACCTGCGGACTCGAAATTCTGGAAGATCTGCCGGGCGTGGATCTGATACTGGCTCCGGTGAGCGGTGGCGGCTTGTTGAGCGGTGTGGCGGCCGCGGTGAAGCATACACGGCCTGAGGTGCGGGTGATTGGCGTTGAGCCCGCGCTTGCCGCGGACGCGCAAGAGAGCTTTCGCACGGGCACGCTGGTTGCGTGGCCCGCGGAGAAGACCACACGCACCCTCGCCGATGGCCTGCGCACGCAGAGCCTGGGCGAGCGCAACTTTGAGCATGTGCGTGCATTCGTGGACGACATTATCACCGTCACCGAAGAGGAGATTCGCGCGGCCATGCGCCGGCTTCTCTTTGAGGCTCGGCTCACGCCGGAGCCGAGCGGCGCGGTCACCACGGCGGCACTGCTCTTCCACGGCACAGAGCTGATTCCCTACCGCAAGGCTGCGGCCATCATGAGCGGTGGCAATGTCGAAGCGGCATTACTGAAGGAACTCATCGCAGACTGA
- a CDS encoding DNA translocase FtsK yields the protein MKPIRIVITPTRNRRLNELIGFLILVTATLLLLALVSYHPTDPSFDTVRGAVHGAEKAAPIHNWIGVTGAYLSDLLLQLEGLASFLLPLLLGGLGFAWLRSRPIASPKSKLLGAALALLFVPAIFGLFPHPVPGLRGLPASGLTGRIVADALVRLLNATGAWIVTLALTAASIYLCTTFSLNTAREWLAVRLAFVLAWRDRMKNWREARARPKQEKIAAKLAKKQERALARQRKAGAKSSGQELSPEEDSSAVENLPVYTRQARFSEFEEAASAQQQQAVAPARPFAMPDLPAEPAWESEAEPEPVPELRVEPRPRAVRREPMEEVPVEPVWQQEPEPEPIPVPAAHIAVGERADASLRTVTVAPKSVSGYRLPPSTLLHKSNDTQVVREEELRAEAQVLVEKCAEFDVRGQVVRINPGPVVTTFEFRPEPGVKYSRVTGLADDLCLAMRAESILIERMAGKSTVGIQVPNETRETIWLREIIEAENFANAKSKLTLALGKDINGQLVTSDLATMPHVLIAGSTGSGKSVAINAMIMSVLFKATPDQVRLILVDPKRVELGMYEGIPHLFTPIITEPKMAANALRNAVREMERRLKLLASRSVRNLDQYNKLFDNPSLFEDDPEQKPLPYIMIIIDELADLMMLDKANVEEAITRLAQMARAVGIHLVLATQRPSVDVITGLIKANVPSRLSFRLATKVDSRTILDSNGAESLLGRGDSLFLPPGTSRLQRVHAPFVTEKEISAVTEFWKKQGEAEYVQGFLDAPKDDRGRELDGDGGGDDDNDELFEDAVRLVLEFGKASTSLLQRRLRIGYGRAAHLIDMMERDGIVGPADGSRPREILKSPDWLNEVDQAIR from the coding sequence ATGAAGCCCATACGCATTGTCATCACTCCGACGCGCAACCGCCGGCTCAATGAGCTGATCGGCTTCCTGATCCTCGTCACCGCCACGCTGCTGCTGCTGGCGCTGGTTTCCTACCATCCCACAGATCCCTCATTCGATACGGTGCGCGGCGCGGTACACGGCGCGGAAAAAGCCGCTCCCATCCATAACTGGATCGGAGTCACCGGCGCCTATCTGAGCGATTTGCTGCTGCAACTGGAGGGTCTCGCCTCCTTTCTGCTGCCGCTTTTGCTGGGGGGCCTTGGCTTTGCCTGGCTGCGTTCGCGGCCGATTGCCTCGCCAAAATCAAAGCTGCTGGGCGCGGCGCTGGCCTTGTTGTTTGTGCCGGCCATCTTTGGGCTCTTCCCTCACCCGGTGCCGGGGCTGCGCGGGCTGCCCGCCAGCGGCCTGACCGGCCGAATCGTTGCGGATGCGCTGGTCCGCCTGCTCAACGCAACCGGTGCGTGGATTGTGACGCTGGCGCTGACCGCCGCCTCCATTTACCTCTGCACCACCTTTAGCCTGAACACCGCCCGCGAATGGCTCGCCGTGCGCCTGGCCTTTGTGCTGGCCTGGCGCGACCGGATGAAGAACTGGCGTGAGGCACGCGCACGCCCCAAACAGGAAAAGATCGCAGCAAAACTCGCGAAAAAGCAGGAGCGTGCGCTCGCCCGGCAGAGGAAAGCTGGGGCCAAATCCTCAGGCCAGGAGCTTTCGCCCGAAGAAGACAGCAGCGCAGTTGAAAATCTGCCTGTTTATACCCGCCAGGCAAGATTCTCAGAGTTTGAAGAAGCAGCTTCTGCGCAACAGCAGCAAGCCGTGGCTCCCGCCCGCCCCTTTGCCATGCCGGATCTTCCAGCGGAGCCTGCCTGGGAGTCAGAAGCCGAACCGGAACCCGTGCCCGAGCTGCGCGTGGAACCACGTCCCCGCGCCGTTCGCCGGGAGCCCATGGAGGAAGTACCGGTAGAGCCGGTCTGGCAACAGGAACCCGAACCCGAGCCAATCCCTGTACCGGCTGCGCACATTGCCGTCGGCGAGCGCGCCGATGCCAGCCTGCGCACGGTGACCGTGGCTCCAAAGTCGGTGAGCGGATACCGGCTGCCGCCGAGCACGCTGCTGCACAAGAGCAATGACACGCAGGTGGTGCGCGAGGAGGAACTGCGCGCCGAGGCCCAGGTGCTCGTGGAAAAGTGCGCGGAGTTTGATGTGCGCGGGCAGGTGGTGCGCATCAATCCCGGCCCGGTGGTCACCACCTTTGAATTTCGCCCCGAACCGGGGGTGAAGTACAGCCGCGTCACCGGCCTTGCTGACGATCTCTGCCTGGCGATGCGGGCCGAGAGCATTCTGATTGAGCGCATGGCCGGCAAGAGTACGGTCGGCATCCAGGTGCCCAATGAGACGCGGGAGACGATCTGGCTGCGCGAGATCATTGAGGCCGAAAACTTTGCCAACGCCAAGAGCAAGTTGACGCTGGCCCTCGGCAAAGACATCAATGGGCAACTGGTGACCAGCGATCTGGCCACGATGCCGCACGTGCTGATTGCCGGCTCGACCGGCAGCGGTAAATCCGTGGCCATCAACGCCATGATCATGTCGGTGCTCTTCAAAGCCACGCCCGATCAGGTGCGCCTGATTCTTGTGGACCCGAAGCGCGTGGAACTGGGGATGTATGAGGGCATTCCGCACCTCTTCACGCCGATCATCACCGAGCCGAAGATGGCCGCGAACGCGCTCCGCAACGCAGTGCGCGAAATGGAGCGCCGCCTGAAGCTGCTGGCCTCGCGCAGCGTGCGCAATCTCGATCAGTACAACAAGCTCTTCGACAATCCGTCGCTCTTTGAGGACGATCCCGAGCAGAAGCCACTGCCCTACATCATGATCATCATCGACGAGCTGGCCGACCTCATGATGCTCGACAAGGCCAACGTCGAAGAAGCCATTACGCGGCTGGCGCAAATGGCGCGCGCCGTCGGCATTCACCTGGTGCTGGCCACGCAGCGGCCCTCGGTGGATGTGATCACCGGCCTCATCAAAGCCAATGTGCCGTCGCGCCTTTCGTTCCGGCTGGCGACCAAGGTGGACTCGCGCACCATTCTCGACTCCAACGGCGCGGAATCGCTGCTGGGCCGCGGCGACTCGCTCTTTCTGCCGCCGGGCACTTCGCGCCTGCAACGCGTGCATGCTCCTTTCGTTACGGAAAAAGAGATCTCTGCCGTCACGGAATTCTGGAAGAAGCAGGGTGAAGCCGAGTATGTGCAGGGCTTCCTCGATGCGCCCAAGGATGACCGGGGCCGCGAGCTGGATGGCGACGGCGGCGGTGATGATGACAACGACGAGCTGTTTGAGGATGCCGTGCGGCTGGTGCTGGAGTTCGGCAAGGCATCGACTTCGCTGCTGCAGCGGCGGCTGCGCATTGGCTATGGCCGCGCCGCGCACCTGATCGACATGATGGAGCGCGATGGCATCGTGGGCCCGGCTGATGGTTCGCGGCCGCGCGAGATTCTCAAGTCGCCCGACTGGCTCAATGAAGTCGATCAGGCGATACGCTGA
- the dapA gene encoding 4-hydroxy-tetrahydrodipicolinate synthase, which yields MDLSGCGTALITPFRADESIDEPALRALVDWQIASGIDWLVACGTTAETPTLTHDEWLRVIRIIAEQAAGRVPVWAGCTHNATRQAVENARQAAQIPGVTAILVANPYYNKPTQQGLYEHFLAVARAVELPVVLYNIPSRTGCNLEPETVLRLVGAAPNIAAIKESSSNLPQIGELLTRAPESFRVYSGDDNMALGTIALGGAGLVSVASNEIPREMAEMVRAAVQNDWALARQLHRKYFPLLQANFLETSPGPVKAVLAMMGRIEERYRLPMTPVSSATRARLERLAGELGLLVETPVPQR from the coding sequence ATGGACCTCTCTGGTTGCGGCACCGCACTGATCACTCCGTTTCGCGCGGACGAAAGTATCGATGAACCGGCGCTGCGCGCGCTGGTGGACTGGCAGATTGCCAGCGGAATTGATTGGCTGGTGGCCTGCGGCACCACTGCGGAAACACCTACGCTGACCCATGATGAGTGGCTGCGGGTGATTCGCATCATTGCCGAACAAGCCGCCGGACGCGTGCCGGTGTGGGCCGGATGCACCCACAACGCAACGCGCCAGGCCGTCGAAAATGCGCGGCAGGCAGCGCAGATTCCCGGCGTCACCGCCATTCTGGTAGCCAACCCCTACTACAACAAGCCCACGCAGCAGGGTTTGTATGAGCACTTTCTGGCCGTGGCCCGCGCTGTTGAACTGCCCGTGGTGCTCTACAACATTCCGAGCCGCACCGGCTGTAACCTTGAGCCGGAGACGGTGCTGCGCCTGGTGGGTGCCGCACCAAACATCGCAGCCATCAAAGAGTCGAGTAGCAATCTGCCGCAGATTGGCGAACTGCTAACGCGCGCGCCAGAGTCGTTTCGGGTCTACTCCGGCGATGACAACATGGCGCTCGGCACCATTGCGCTGGGGGGCGCCGGCCTGGTTTCCGTAGCGTCGAATGAGATTCCCCGCGAGATGGCCGAGATGGTGCGGGCAGCCGTACAGAATGACTGGGCGCTGGCCCGGCAACTGCATCGCAAGTACTTCCCCCTGCTGCAGGCTAACTTTCTGGAGACCAGCCCCGGACCGGTAAAGGCTGTGCTGGCCATGATGGGCAGGATTGAGGAGCGTTACCGGCTGCCGATGACTCCAGTCTCCTCTGCCACGCGCGCGCGGCTTGAGCGGCTGGCAGGTGAGCTTGGGCTGCTGGTGGAGACTCCCGTACCGCAGCGCTAG